One window of Lytechinus variegatus isolate NC3 chromosome 2, Lvar_3.0, whole genome shotgun sequence genomic DNA carries:
- the LOC121407131 gene encoding 60S ribosomal protein L14-like isoform X2: protein MTDRVFRRFVEIGRVAYIASGQNKGKLCVIVDVIDQRRALVDGPLSGVKRQGMRFKQLHLTDFVISIPHSARNSTVRKAWEKENITTKWEETIWAKKLAAKQRRRQMTDFDRYKLMRAKQKRNSILTREMAKLKKAEASAK, encoded by the exons ATGACTGACAGG GTGTTCAGAAGGTTTGTGGAGATTGGCCGTGTGGCCTACATCGCAAGCGGACAGAACAAGGGCAAGCTATGTGTCATCGTTGATGTCATTGACCAAAGGAGG GCCCTCGTTGATGGACCACTCTCCGGTGTGAAGCGCCAGGGAATGCGATTCAAGCAGCTTCACTTGACAGACTTTGTCATCAGCATCCCACATTCCGCACGTAACAGCACAGTGAGGAAGGCATGGGAGAAGGAAAACATCACCACCAAGTGGGAAGAAACCATCTGGGCTAAGAAGCTGGCTGCCAAGCAGAGGAGAAGACAGATGACCGATTTTGACCGCTACAAGCTCATGCGCGCCAAGCAAAAG AGGAATTCTATCCTGACAAGAGAGATGGCCAAGCTGAAGAAAGCAGAAGCTTCTGCCAAGTAA
- the LOC121407131 gene encoding 60S ribosomal protein L14-like isoform X1: MTDRGVNKRQVFRRFVEIGRVAYIASGQNKGKLCVIVDVIDQRRALVDGPLSGVKRQGMRFKQLHLTDFVISIPHSARNSTVRKAWEKENITTKWEETIWAKKLAAKQRRRQMTDFDRYKLMRAKQKRNSILTREMAKLKKAEASAK, from the exons ATGACTGACAGG GGTGTAAATAAAAGACAG GTGTTCAGAAGGTTTGTGGAGATTGGCCGTGTGGCCTACATCGCAAGCGGACAGAACAAGGGCAAGCTATGTGTCATCGTTGATGTCATTGACCAAAGGAGG GCCCTCGTTGATGGACCACTCTCCGGTGTGAAGCGCCAGGGAATGCGATTCAAGCAGCTTCACTTGACAGACTTTGTCATCAGCATCCCACATTCCGCACGTAACAGCACAGTGAGGAAGGCATGGGAGAAGGAAAACATCACCACCAAGTGGGAAGAAACCATCTGGGCTAAGAAGCTGGCTGCCAAGCAGAGGAGAAGACAGATGACCGATTTTGACCGCTACAAGCTCATGCGCGCCAAGCAAAAG AGGAATTCTATCCTGACAAGAGAGATGGCCAAGCTGAAGAAAGCAGAAGCTTCTGCCAAGTAA